A window from Drosophila subobscura isolate 14011-0131.10 chromosome O, UCBerk_Dsub_1.0, whole genome shotgun sequence encodes these proteins:
- the LOC117897452 gene encoding probable sodium/potassium/calcium exchanger CG1090, with translation MIVRRRSRRARMWNMGLLFLIYYCVSIYSAKGDTREGSALPLDVGSLAEDEGDAEANGEVNTELNPELETTTPFYAPDATEATHHLHGAVPTWRPKRDNCTPPAIEQFPQPLMNKWARQHGGLILHILVAVYTFFGLAIVCDEYFVASLDRLCEELKLSPDVAGATFMAAGSSAPELATVVIGVFFAKDDIGISGVIGSAVFNIMFVISVCALCSGTVCQLNWWPLVRDCFFYCVSILVMLIIIFNDVISCFESVVMLLCYVGYCVALHFNTELERWALGLNLPFKLPSKEEQSALVTYKNVPESSYTQGSAGQGQQQQTSLSKESSDVLDATGTQPQSDYQNYSDPNAGWDPNSAWGEENQPKPAAASARPAQPQVDDWGMGQFTQGQGQGQENMAYNSDQPESVVTGEAASAASAASASASAGAGAGAGAGAAKGQVVAATEYYKSTDKQREPRPDPLMRPTEGGLPALVAWYVVYPIHFLCKKTMPDCRQPQFRNWYPFTFLLSMVWISFYSYFMVWMITVIGSTLAIPDTVMGLTFVAAGVSVPDALSSIAVIKEGYGDMAVSNAIGSNVFDILVCLGLPWFIQTAIIKPGSHVNVISKGLAYSTLSLFSTVVFLILSTHLNGWKLDKRLGIILMLWYLFFITLASLYELNVFGYMNPPECPSTY, from the exons ATG ATCGTACGTCGTCGGTCCCGTCGCGCCCGCATGTGGAACATGGGTCTGCTCTTCCTGATCTACTATTGCGTGAGCATCTACTCGGCCAAAGGCGACACCAGGGAGGGAtcggcactgccactggacGTAGGCAGCTTGGCCGAGGACGAGGGCGATGCCGAGGCTAATGGAGAAGTGAATACCGAGCTCAACCCGGAGCTCGAGACCACCACGCCGTTCTAT GCACCGGACGCCACCGAGGCTACTCACCACCTGCATGGGGCCGTCCCGACTTGGCGTCCCAAGCGCGACAATTGCACACCGCCGGCCATCGAACAGTTCCCACAGCCCCTGATGAACAAATGGGCGCGCCAGCACGGCGGCCTCATCTTGCATATCCTGGTGGCCGTCTACACCTTCTTCGGCCTGGCCATCGTGTGCGACGAGTACTTTGTGGCCAGCCTGGACCGTTTGTGCGAAG AGCTGAAGCTATCGCCGGATGTGGCTGGTGCCACGTTCATGGCTGCCGGCAGCTCGGCCCCCGAGCTGGCCACCGTGGTTATAGGTGTGTTCTTCGCCAAGGACGACATCGGCATCAGCGGCGTCATCGGCTCGGCGGTGTTCAACATTATGTTCGTGATATCCGTCTGCGCCCTGTGCTCGGGCACCGTTTGCCAGCTGAACTGGTGGCCACTGGTGCGGGACTGTTTTTTCTACTGCGTTTCCATCCTGGTCATGCTGATCATCATCTTCAACGACGTCATCTCCTGT TTCGAGTCCGTGGTGATGCTGCTCTGCTATGTGGGCTACTGCGTGGCCCTACACTTCAACACGGAGCTGGAGCGCTGGGCCCTCGGCCTCAACCTACCGTTCAAGCTGCCCAGCAAGGAGGAGCAGTCGGCTCTGGTGACCTACAAGAATGTGCCCGAGAGCTCCTACACCCAGGGCAGCGCAggacaggggcagcagcagcagacgagtCTGTCCAAGGAGTCCAGCGATGTCTTGGACGCCACCGGCACACAACCCCAGAGCGACTATCAGAACTACAGCGACCCCAATGCCGGCTGGGACCCGAATTCCGCCTGGGGCGAGGAGAATCAACCGAAACCAGCGGCTGCCAGTGCAAGACCTGCCCAACCGCAGGTCGACGactggggcatggggcagttTACCCAgggacagggccagggccaggagAACATGGCCTACAACTCCGATCAGCCCGAGTCTGTGGTGACGGGTGAGGCGGCTTcggcagcatcggcagcatcGGCGTCGGCATCCgcgggtgctggtgctggtgcgggtgcgggtgcggccAAGGGGCAAGTGGTGGCAGCCACTGAGTACTACAAGTCGACGGACAAGCAACGTGAGCCTCGGCCAGATCCGCTAATGCGACCCACGGAGGGCGGCCTGCCGGCACTGGTGGCCTGGTATGTGGTGTATCCGATCCACTTCCTGTGCAAGAAGACGATGCCCGACTGCCGGCAGCCACAGTTCCGCAACTGGTATCCGTTCACCTTCCTGCTCTCCATGGTTTGGATCTCGTTCTACTCGTACTTCATGGTGTGGATGATCACAGTGATCGGGTCCACGCTGGCCATCCCCGACACCGTGATGGGCCTGACGTTCGTGGCTGCTGGCGTTTCTGTGCCGGATGCCCTAAGCTCAATAGCCGTTATCAAAGAGGGCTACGGCGACATGGCCGTGTCGAATGCGATTGGCTCGAATGTCTTTGATATCCTAGTGTGCCTAGGTCTTCCATGGTTCATACAAACGGCCATCATAAAGCCCGGCTCGCACGTGAATGTCATCTCCAAGG GTCTCGCCTactccacactctctctcttctccacGGTCGTCTTCCTGATCCTCTCGACGCATCTCAATGGCTGGAAGCTGGACAAGCGCCTGGGCATAATTCTGATGCTCTGGTACCTGTTCTTCATCACGCTGGCGTCGCTCTACGAATTGAATGTCTTCGGCTACATGAACCCACCCGAGTGTCCCA GCACTTACTAA
- the LOC117897937 gene encoding sideroflexin-1-3 — MTPLPRVDIDQPKYDQSTYVGRAKHFLLVTNPLNVLATNTKLEQARQIVLRYRAGKEVPECRSIEDVWKAKYLYDSAFHPETGDKQIIIGRMSAQMPMNMLITGGMMAFYKSTGAVVFWQWMNQTFNAIVNYTNRSGTSPLSNSQLLTSYCLATGGALATALSLNRAVKNMNPLVGRMVPLVAVAAANCINIPCMRMQEIRNGVVLLDEKNAEVGVSQKAACVGISAVIVSRICMALPGMTLTPMLMNALERRGFLAKYPKSNAPIQTLFCGFVLIFATPLGCAFFKQRAAIKVASLETEVRENIEKKRPELDTVWYNKGL; from the exons ATGACCCCACTGCCCCGTGTTGATATTGATCAGCCCAAGTATGACCAGAGCACCTACGTGGGCAGGGCCAAGCATTTCTTGCTGGTCACCAATCCACTCAATGTGCTGGCCACCAACACGAAGCTGGAGCAGGCCCGCCAGATTGTGCTAAGGTACAGGGCCGGCAAGGAGGTGCCCGAGTGCCGATCCATTGAGGATGTGTGGAAAGCAAAGTACCTGTACGACTCGGCCTTCCACCCGGAGACGGGAGACAAGCAAATCATAATTGGCCGCATGTCGGCTCAAATGCCCATGAACATGCTCATCACTGGCG GCATGATGGCTTTCTACAAGAGCACAGGCGCCGTTGTCTTCTGGCAGTGGATGAATCAGACCTTCAACGCCATTGTCAATTACACAAACCGCTCGGGCACGTCGCCCCTTAGCAACTC GCAACTATTGACCTCGTACTGCCTGGCCACCGGCGGAGCCCTGGCCACGGCACTCTCCCTCAACCGGGCCGTGAAGAACATGAATCCACTGGTGGGTCGCATGGTGCcgcttgtggctgttgcagcCGCCAACTGCATAAACATTCCGTGCATGCGGATGCA GGAGATTCGCAACGGAGTGGTATTGCTGGACGAGAAGAACGCCGAGGTGGGCGTGTCCCAGAAGGCCGCTTGTGTTGGCATATCGGCGGTAATAGTAAGTCGAATTTGCATGGCTCTTCCAGGAATGA CTCTGACTCCAATGCTCATGAACGCGCTTGAGCGGAGGGGATTTTTAGCCAAATACCCGAAATCAAATGCTCCTATCCAAACGCTGTTCTGCGGCTTCGTCCTCATTTTTGCCACACCCCTGGGCTGTGCGTTCTTCAAGCAGCGGGCTGCCATCAAGGTGGCAAGCTTGGAAACCGAGGTGCGCGAAAATATTGAGAAGAAGCGTCCCGAACTAGACACCGTGTGGTACAACAAGGGCTTGTAA